Proteins encoded in a region of the Streptomyces violaceoruber genome:
- a CDS encoding C40 family peptidase — protein sequence MGTHRRPRQRAKGGGRARTAATITLAGAATATGLGGTTVHADPQPTAAQVRAKVDKLYQEAEVATEKYNGAKEKADAAERRLEDLRDEAARKEDRLNSAREALGSVAAAQYRSGGLDPALQLALSSDPDRYLDGAAFAERAGSRRQAEVGRVRKELRDIEQLRGAARVEAASLRSRRAELKRHRETVIGKLEKARRLLSRLTTEERADVGDRASRSAPGPREGLTPSSPAPDSRAAAAVAYAYQKLGSPYVWGATGPNAFDCSGLTQAAYRAAGVSLPRTTYAQIDAGRRVSRSELLPGDLVFFYSGISHVGIYVGNGRMIHAPNPSAPVRVAPVDEMPFAGATRVA from the coding sequence GTGGGAACGCACCGCAGGCCGCGACAGCGCGCGAAGGGCGGCGGCAGAGCCCGTACGGCGGCCACGATCACCCTCGCGGGGGCGGCCACCGCGACGGGCCTGGGCGGGACGACCGTGCACGCCGATCCGCAGCCGACGGCAGCGCAGGTCAGGGCCAAGGTGGACAAGCTCTACCAGGAGGCCGAGGTGGCCACGGAGAAGTACAACGGCGCGAAGGAGAAGGCGGACGCCGCCGAACGGCGCCTGGAGGACCTGCGCGATGAGGCCGCCCGCAAGGAGGACCGGCTGAACTCGGCGCGGGAGGCGCTGGGTTCGGTCGCGGCCGCGCAGTACCGCAGCGGCGGCCTCGACCCGGCCCTGCAACTGGCGCTCTCCTCCGACCCGGACCGGTACCTCGACGGCGCCGCGTTCGCCGAGCGCGCGGGCAGCCGGCGGCAAGCCGAGGTGGGCCGCGTACGCAAGGAACTCCGCGACATCGAGCAACTGCGCGGCGCCGCCCGCGTCGAGGCGGCCTCGCTGAGGTCGCGCCGGGCCGAGCTGAAACGTCACCGCGAGACCGTCATCGGCAAGCTGGAGAAGGCCCGCCGCCTGCTGTCCCGGCTGACCACCGAGGAACGCGCCGACGTCGGCGACCGGGCCTCTCGCTCGGCGCCGGGCCCCCGGGAGGGCCTGACCCCCTCGTCCCCGGCCCCCGACTCCCGCGCGGCAGCGGCCGTCGCCTACGCCTACCAGAAGCTCGGCAGCCCCTACGTGTGGGGCGCGACCGGTCCGAACGCCTTCGACTGCTCGGGCCTCACCCAGGCCGCCTACCGCGCCGCCGGGGTTTCCCTCCCCCGCACGACCTACGCCCAGATCGACGCGGGCCGCCGCGTCTCACGCTCCGAACTCCTCCCGGGCGACCTGGTCTTCTTCTACTCGGGCATCAGCCACGTCGGCATCTACGTCGGCAACGGCCGGATGATCCACGCCCCGAACCCGTCGGCACCGGTCCGCGTCGCCCCGGTCGACGAGATGCCGTTCGCGGGGGCGACGCGGGTGGCGTGA
- a CDS encoding LuxR C-terminal-related transcriptional regulator, with the protein MSDPTEANGTAGTAGAGEAARPAQPAGDGAGERRVRVVLVDDHRMFRTGVQAEIGQTAETGVEVVGEAADVDQAVTVITATRPEVVLLDVHLPGGGGVEVLRRCAPLMSDAERPVRFLALSVSDAAEDVIGVIRGGARGYVTKTITGTDLVDSVFRVQEGDAVFSPRLAGFVLDAFASTDAPPVDEDLDRLTQREREVLRLIARGYAYKEIAKQLYISVKTVESHVSAVLRKLQLSNRHELTRWATARRLV; encoded by the coding sequence ATGAGCGACCCGACCGAGGCGAACGGAACGGCGGGAACGGCGGGGGCGGGCGAGGCGGCCCGGCCCGCGCAGCCGGCCGGTGACGGCGCGGGGGAGCGCCGCGTACGCGTGGTGCTCGTCGACGACCACCGCATGTTCCGCACCGGCGTCCAGGCCGAGATCGGCCAGACCGCCGAGACCGGGGTCGAGGTCGTCGGCGAGGCCGCCGACGTCGACCAGGCCGTCACCGTCATCACCGCGACCCGCCCCGAGGTCGTGCTCCTCGACGTCCACCTCCCCGGCGGCGGCGGAGTCGAGGTACTGCGCCGCTGCGCGCCCCTGATGAGCGACGCCGAGCGGCCCGTCCGCTTCCTCGCCCTCTCCGTCTCGGACGCGGCGGAGGACGTGATCGGGGTCATCCGCGGCGGCGCCCGGGGCTACGTCACGAAGACCATCACCGGCACCGACCTGGTCGACTCGGTCTTCCGGGTCCAGGAGGGCGACGCCGTCTTCTCCCCGCGCCTGGCCGGCTTCGTCCTCGACGCCTTCGCCTCCACCGACGCCCCGCCGGTCGACGAGGACCTCGACCGCCTCACCCAGCGCGAGCGCGAGGTGCTGCGCCTGATCGCCCGCGGCTACGCGTACAAGGAGATCGCCAAGCAGCTCTACATCTCGGTCAAGACCGTCGAGTCCCACGTCTCCGCGGTCCTGCGCAAGCTCCAGCTGTCCAACCGGCACGAGCTGACCCGCTGGGCGACGGCACGACGGCTGGTGTGA
- a CDS encoding ATP-binding protein, which translates to MPEAAAAPVVEPRPPRKLYRSSDGRWLGGVARGLAGHLGLPVVWVRFAFVGLFMADGLGALLYAAFWFFVPLGVGGVEAQKPPSLVTSETGPDGRRRLVTRKPDKGQIVALLLMVVVALVFVGNVDLGGGAKAYLWPTVLVGAGVALVWRQADNARRARWAEVGRHRRTVTLLRSVGGVLLVTAGVTGIFVLQGSAAHLGSVLQAALAVLVGITLLAGPYLVRMTQDLSEERLMRIRAQERAEVAAHVHDSVLHTLTLIQRNAENAGEVRRLARAQERDLRSWLYKPEGNGKDEDDEPTTLAEAVKRNAAEVEDKHGVPLEVVVVGDCPLDERISAQMQAAREAMVNAAKYGGEGGAVQVYAEVEGRTVFVSVRDRGPGFDFDSIPADRMGVRESIIGRMERNGGTARLRAVPDGGTEVELEMERAEKTS; encoded by the coding sequence ATGCCGGAAGCCGCAGCAGCACCCGTCGTCGAACCGCGGCCGCCGCGCAAGCTCTACCGCAGCAGCGACGGACGCTGGCTCGGTGGGGTGGCGCGGGGGCTCGCCGGGCATCTCGGGCTGCCCGTCGTCTGGGTCCGGTTCGCCTTCGTCGGCCTGTTCATGGCCGACGGCCTCGGCGCGCTGCTGTACGCCGCCTTCTGGTTCTTCGTGCCGCTGGGCGTCGGGGGAGTGGAGGCACAGAAGCCGCCGTCCCTCGTCACCTCCGAGACCGGCCCCGACGGCCGCCGCCGACTCGTCACGCGCAAACCGGACAAGGGCCAGATAGTCGCCCTGCTCCTCATGGTCGTCGTCGCCCTGGTCTTCGTGGGCAACGTCGACCTGGGCGGCGGCGCCAAGGCCTACCTCTGGCCGACCGTGCTCGTCGGCGCCGGCGTCGCCCTCGTCTGGCGCCAGGCGGACAACGCGCGCCGAGCCCGCTGGGCCGAGGTCGGACGCCATCGCCGCACGGTCACCCTGCTGCGCTCGGTGGGGGGCGTCCTGCTGGTGACGGCCGGTGTCACCGGCATCTTCGTCCTCCAGGGATCCGCCGCCCACCTCGGCTCGGTCCTCCAGGCGGCCCTGGCCGTCCTCGTCGGCATCACCCTCCTCGCCGGTCCCTACCTGGTGCGGATGACGCAGGACCTCTCCGAGGAGCGGCTGATGCGCATCCGCGCGCAGGAGCGCGCCGAGGTCGCCGCCCACGTCCACGACTCGGTGCTGCACACCCTGACCCTGATCCAGCGCAACGCGGAGAACGCGGGCGAGGTGCGCCGCCTGGCCCGGGCCCAGGAGCGGGACCTGCGCTCCTGGCTGTACAAACCCGAGGGCAACGGCAAGGACGAGGACGACGAGCCCACCACCCTCGCCGAGGCCGTGAAGCGCAACGCCGCGGAGGTCGAGGACAAGCACGGCGTTCCCCTCGAGGTGGTCGTCGTCGGCGACTGCCCGCTCGACGAGCGGATCAGCGCACAGATGCAGGCCGCGCGCGAAGCGATGGTGAACGCGGCCAAGTACGGTGGCGAGGGCGGCGCCGTACAGGTCTACGCCGAAGTCGAGGGCAGGACGGTCTTCGTGTCCGTCCGGGACCGCGGTCCCGGCTTCGACTTCGACTCGATACCCGCCGACCGCATGGGCGTCAGAGAATCGATCATCGGCCGCATGGAGCGCAACGGCGGCACGGCGCGGCTGCGCGCGGTGCCGGACGGCGGCACGGAGGTCGAACTGGAAATGGAGAGGGCGGAGAAGACGTCATGA
- a CDS encoding PspC domain-containing protein, whose protein sequence is MTDHEHAATGPGPGSGPRPPQGAGPQDAAPAADAGAAGPGAAGGTDAAGPTHRFWRDRRHKSLAGVCAGLGGQCDMDPVIFRITLAVLSATGGIGLIFYGFAWLFVPYEDEEENEVRKLLTGRVDGHALAAVLFALVGCGVFLTMLRNGGVLTFAVVLSLLLAGAGYWSRHRRAPEPDPLSAQAVADAPPEAKAPPIMYTWPSWWRDPIVKDGTHDGGTGYMWGPPDSAERDIAAAVNIGRGIPGRRDRATAGDRHSWSAQTRGPRGIGGWVFLLALLAGFLGARLTWDDHPLGTSLQTGLACALAVFGLGIAVSSFLGRTGAGSIFLAVITAGLLAGSAAVPENVGTDWVRTTWKPVVAADVRDQYDLGTGSGTLDLSRLDLAEGQTVTTRADVGMGRIRVVVPPDVTVRLYVEVGVGDIQLPGDNEKDVDVAPGKHKEITLPPAEGGKSSGTLDLDLQVGVGQAEVSRAAS, encoded by the coding sequence ATGACCGATCACGAGCACGCCGCGACGGGTCCGGGACCCGGCTCCGGCCCGCGCCCCCCGCAGGGCGCCGGGCCGCAGGATGCCGCGCCCGCCGCGGATGCCGGTGCGGCCGGCCCGGGCGCCGCCGGCGGCACGGATGCCGCCGGGCCGACGCACCGGTTCTGGCGCGACCGGCGGCACAAGTCGCTGGCCGGAGTGTGCGCCGGCCTCGGAGGGCAGTGCGACATGGACCCGGTGATCTTCCGGATCACGCTCGCGGTCCTCTCCGCGACCGGCGGCATCGGCCTGATCTTCTACGGCTTCGCCTGGCTCTTCGTCCCCTACGAGGACGAGGAGGAGAACGAGGTGCGCAAGCTGCTGACCGGCCGGGTGGACGGCCACGCGCTGGCGGCGGTGCTCTTCGCCCTGGTCGGCTGCGGGGTCTTCCTCACCATGCTGCGCAACGGCGGGGTGCTGACCTTCGCCGTCGTCCTCTCCCTGCTCCTCGCGGGAGCCGGGTACTGGTCGCGGCACCGCAGGGCCCCCGAACCGGACCCGCTGTCGGCGCAGGCCGTCGCGGACGCCCCGCCGGAGGCCAAGGCACCGCCGATCATGTACACCTGGCCCTCCTGGTGGCGCGACCCCATCGTCAAGGACGGCACCCACGACGGCGGGACGGGCTACATGTGGGGCCCGCCGGACTCCGCGGAGCGCGACATCGCGGCGGCCGTCAACATCGGCCGCGGCATCCCGGGCCGCCGCGACCGCGCCACCGCGGGCGACCGGCACTCCTGGTCCGCGCAGACCCGCGGCCCCCGCGGCATCGGCGGCTGGGTGTTCCTCCTGGCCCTGCTCGCCGGTTTCCTCGGGGCCCGGCTGACCTGGGACGACCACCCGCTCGGCACGAGCCTGCAGACCGGCCTGGCGTGCGCGCTGGCGGTCTTCGGCCTCGGTATCGCGGTCAGTTCCTTCCTCGGGCGCACGGGAGCCGGTTCGATCTTCCTGGCCGTCATCACGGCGGGCCTGCTGGCCGGGTCGGCCGCCGTCCCGGAGAACGTGGGCACCGACTGGGTGCGGACCACCTGGAAGCCCGTGGTGGCGGCCGACGTCCGCGACCAGTACGACCTCGGCACGGGCAGCGGCACCCTCGACCTGTCCCGCCTCGACCTGGCCGAGGGGCAGACGGTGACCACCCGGGCCGACGTGGGCATGGGCCGAATACGGGTCGTCGTGCCGCCGGACGTGACCGTGCGGCTGTACGTCGAGGTGGGGGTGGGCGACATCCAGCTGCCCGGCGACAACGAGAAGGACGTGGACGTGGCACCGGGCAAGCACAAGGAGATCACCTTGCCCCCCGCCGAGGGCGGCAAGAGCTCCGGCACGCTCGACCTCGACC